Proteins from one Rhineura floridana isolate rRhiFlo1 chromosome 16, rRhiFlo1.hap2, whole genome shotgun sequence genomic window:
- the CLDN2 gene encoding claudin-2 — MVSVGLQLVGYVLGLLGLLCASIATLLPSWRTSSYIGSSIITAAGFSKGLWMECATQSTGITQCDIYNSLLSLPSNLQAAQAMMASSMAVSLLAAIVCVVGMRCTVFLQGSPAKDKVAVVGGVAFVLGGLLCFIPVAWNIHTVLRDFYNPLIPESLKFEIGEAMYLGVLSSLVSLIGGFILCASCPPRDPHATYYSPYHSRKVAGRSPAAPASSPKTKSEFNSYNLTGYV, encoded by the coding sequence ATGGTCTCTGTTGGCCTCCAGCTGGTGGGCTATGTCCTTGGGCTCCTTGGCTTGCTGTGTGCCTCCATAGCCACCCTCCTGCCCAGCTGGAGGACCAGCTCCTACATTGGCTCCAGCATCATCACAGCCGCCGGCTTCTCCAAGGGGCTCTGGATGGAGTGTGCCACCCAGAGCACGGGCATCACCCAGTGCGACATCTACAACTCCCTGCTCAGCCTCCCCAGCAACCTGCAAGCGGCCCAGGCGATGATGGCCTCCTCCATGGCTGTGTCCTTGCTGGCCGCCATCGTCTGCGTGGTGGGGATGAGGTGCACCGTCTTCTTGcagggctccccagccaaggacaaGGTGGCCGTGGTGGGCGGGGTGGCCTTCGTCTTGGGGGGGCTGCTCTGCTTCATCCCTGTGGCATGGAACATCCACACAGTGCTCCGTGACTTTTACAACCCCCTTATCCCTGAGAGCCTGAAGTTTGAGATCGGGGAAGCCATGTACTTGGGGGTCCTCTCCTCCCTGGTCTCACTCATTGGGGGCTTCATCCTCTGTGCCTCCTGCCCACCCCGAGACCCTCACGCCACTTACTACAGTCCTTACCATTCTCGAAAGGTGGCAGGCAGGAGTCCAGCAGCACCAGCCTCCTCTCCAAAGACAAAGAGCGAATTCAATTCTTACAACCTGACTGGCTACGTGTAA
- the RIPPLY1 gene encoding protein ripply1, with protein sequence MEAATQRCPEQPVEMENHIQGSRPGGGIRLLALWRPWLPTLQEATREVKRLASPGCGTSKELQDFRHPVRLCWPKSRSFDYLYAEGEKLLENFPVQATINLYEDSEEDEEEEEEEEGAAPLPEAGAGLPWRGQLPSQTLPRGLLPPTH encoded by the exons ATGGAAGCTGCTACCCAGAGGTGCCCAGAGCAGCCTGTGGAGATGGAGAATCACATCCAAGGCTCCAGGCCTGGAGGGGGAAtaag ACTCCTGGCGCTGTGGAGGCCATGGCTGCCCACCCTGCAGGAGGCCACCAGGGAGGTCAAGCGACTCGCCAGCCCT ggcTGTGGGACCAGCAAGGAGCTCCAGGACTTCCGGCACCCGGTCAG ACTCTGCTGGCCCAAATCCAGGTCCTTTGACTACCTCTACGCAGAGGGAGAGAAGCTGCTGGAGAACTTTCCAGTGCAAGCAACCATCAACCTCTACGAGGACTCTGAGgaagacgaggaggaggaggaggaggaggagggagcggcTCCTTTGCCTGAGGCAGGCGCTGGCCTTCCCTGGAGAGGCCAGCTCCCCTCACAGACTCTGCCTAGGggcctcctcccccccacccactGA
- the PRRG3 gene encoding LOW QUALITY PROTEIN: transmembrane gamma-carboxyglutamic acid protein 3 (The sequence of the model RefSeq protein was modified relative to this genomic sequence to represent the inferred CDS: substituted 1 base at 1 genomic stop codon) → MPTLTPSFLEELCWGTSEWEHVGENFRDEEAKEVFANKEKTVEFXKGCSAYSVEDPMDGSGRPDAMYVVVPLLGIALLIIIALFIIWRCQLQKATRHRPSYAQNRYLASRVGRSLPRVMVYREASGHSQSEGHSQREPSGRTAGNGRWGLGSVSLPDGTLHPPSGHSASALSRLSSATPPPSYEEVTGHPDSSSSSSGEEASLAYSDPPPKYEEIVAVPGK, encoded by the exons ATGCCCACCCTGACTCCCAGCTTTctggaagagctctgctggggcACCTCTGAGTGGGAGCATGTGGGGGAGAACTTCAGGGATGAGGAGGCCAAGGAGGTCTTTGCTAACAAGGAAAAGACG GTGGAGTTCTGAAAAGGTTGCTCTGCCTACTCTGTCGAGGATCCCATGGATGGCTCAGGCCGCCCGGATGCCATGTATGTGGTGGTGCCCTTGCTGGGCATAGCTCTGCTCATCATCATTGCCCTCTTCATCATCTGGCGCTGCCAGCTGCAGAAGGCCACGCGCCACCGCCCGTCCTATGCCCAGAACCGCTACTTGGCCAGCCGGGTGGGGCGCAGCCTGCCCAGAGTGATGGTCTACCGCGAAGCCTCAGGGCACAGCCAGAGCGAAGGCCACAGCCAGCGCGAGCCGAGCGGCAGGACGGCTGGCAATGGTCGATGGGGCCTGGGCTCTGTCAGCCTGCCGGATGGCACCCTCCACCCCCCCTCTGGCCACTCGGCCTCTGCACTGTCCAGACTGTCCAGTGCTACCCCGCCCCCTTCCTATGAGGAGGTGACTGGACACcccgacagcagcagcagcagcagtggagagGAGGCCAGCCTGGCGTACAGCGATCCCCCACCCAAGTACGAGG